From the genome of Chroococcidiopsis sp. SAG 2025:
TATCAGCCTGGTTAAATATGCGTTTGCTGACGACACCTGAGTAGTAGTTTGTCCATCCACGGATGACGGGATTCAAATGAGCGATTAAATCAGATTGTGGTACTGATTTATGCCCATTAATCAATTTACCTATCTTCTGCGTGTGTGTCTTCAGCTTTGCTTTACTTGGGGTAATCAGAGTTTTGTAACCAAGTAATTTTCCGTTTGAGCTTTTACCACTGTGATATTTTCCAACAGGAAATTGTCGGACAGTGAAACCCAGAAAATCAAGACCAACCCGAGCTTCATACATATTAAGTGTATGGGATATTCGGGTTTTACTTGGTTTCAATTCCAGCCCCAATTCGCTTAACCACTCACTAATAATCTGCTGACATCTTTGGATAACGGCAAGGTCTTTATGCAGAATGACGAAATCATCTGCAAATCGAATTAAGCTTATTGCTGTATAGTTCGTCGCTAGAGAGCCGGGTAGACTTAAAGCAACTTGTTTAATTCTATTTTCCATGCCGTGGAGGGCTATATTCGCTAATAATGGCGAAATCGTACCCCCTTGTGGAACACCCATTGATGTTGTTGTGTTGTCAGATTTCTCCCTCAAAGCATATTCGGAGAAATCAATCACTCCCGCTTTTAACCATGCACGAATTTGTCGGCAGATGGTGGGGAATGTATTTAATTTTGACAGCAGAACATTGTGATTAATTTTGTCAAAACATTTCGCAATATCGGCATCCAACACATATTTAGGTTTGAACTTAATCGTGTTGAATATTGCCTGAATCGCATCATGGGCGCTTCTTCCTGGTCGAAAACCGAACGAGTTTGGCTCAAAACGGGCTTCCCATTCAGGTTCTAAGGCTAATTTTACTAGACCTTGCAAGGCACGGTCAAAAATTGTAGGTATTGATAACGGGCGAAATTCTTCCCGACCACCAGGTTTTGGTATCCACACCCTTCGAGTGGGGGTAGCTTTATTTCCTAGTTTTAAGGAATTTACCAATGTCAGACGTGCTGCTGGGGACAACGATTTTACGCCATCCACTCCTGCGGTTTTTTTTCCTCGGTTATCTTGTGTTATTCTACGCACCGCTAAACACTTAGCTGACCAGGAATGTAACAAAGTTTTCTGGAGTTTTCGGACTGCTTTGACATCACCACGCTGCGAGGCTTTGTAAATGCGCTTTTGCAACTTAAATACCTTCCTCTGGTGCTTTCGCCAGGGGATAGCATTCCATTCCACCGTAGTCTTTACACTCGTTTTAGACGTATACATTGCTACTTGTACCTCTACTATCCAAGTCACCGTGCCTCCGTCTGCATATCCTCCTCATTACAAAGAGGCGTTGGCTTCTGAGGCAATCCTTCCCCCTGAAGGCTTGCGGTTGGCTACCTACTCAGGAAATCGACCATTTTCTGAGAGCGCATTAGGGAGTTACTTCGTTCCCAATTTTTCGTTTGACGCTGGTTTTAGGATTCTCTCTCTTCACCGGGTTTATTGTGAGTGCATATTGGTCTGCCGCTTAATCAGCCAACCACTTATCCTCTCCCTTTTGGGACAAGCCTCACAGCCTTTTGGCTTGTTTTGCATTACGATGATTCAGTCAAGAGATTTGTATTCCTATCCATGACCAGCTATGCTTGGCGGGATTCCGCATTAGGCTAGTAGTTACCGCCATGATTCCCCGCTTTACCCCAACAAGGAACCACCTTGTTGAGATAGGGGACTCGCTGTCACTCCTGCACCTGGAGGGATGGAATTACACCATCACGAAAAACTGAGTTGTCAAGGTTCGGTTGGGAATAATCCCTTCTATTTACCTTGCCTGTCATCCCCGAATATTTCTACTCATTTCGACAGAACGAATCACACTAGCGGCTTGCAAACATAATCATCTTGGCTTGCAAACAAGCTGATTTCTGGCTCAGATTGGGTCTTAAAATAGCGCTGATTGTGGTCCTAATCCTTTAGTATTGTGGGTCGCTACAGCTACTCCTGCCAACCCCGTTAA
Proteins encoded in this window:
- the ltrA gene encoding group II intron reverse transcriptase/maturase, translating into MYTSKTSVKTTVEWNAIPWRKHQRKVFKLQKRIYKASQRGDVKAVRKLQKTLLHSWSAKCLAVRRITQDNRGKKTAGVDGVKSLSPAARLTLVNSLKLGNKATPTRRVWIPKPGGREEFRPLSIPTIFDRALQGLVKLALEPEWEARFEPNSFGFRPGRSAHDAIQAIFNTIKFKPKYVLDADIAKCFDKINHNVLLSKLNTFPTICRQIRAWLKAGVIDFSEYALREKSDNTTTSMGVPQGGTISPLLANIALHGMENRIKQVALSLPGSLATNYTAISLIRFADDFVILHKDLAVIQRCQQIISEWLSELGLELKPSKTRISHTLNMYEARVGLDFLGFTVRQFPVGKYHSGKSSNGKLLGYKTLITPSKAKLKTHTQKIGKLINGHKSVPQSDLIAHLNPVIRGWTNYYSGVVSKRIFNQADTTLFSQLKAWAEHRHPNKSSWWSCQKYWQSVGSDNWVFKPHNQKIRLLKHRETPIVRHIQVQGSRSPFDGDWVYWSSRMGKHPEAPKRVATLLKMQKGKCTHCGLFFNDGDLIEIDHKIPRFSCGKDSYDNLQLLHGHCHDVKTAADNVAVTVQEIDEDYLNRNPF